From Salvelinus sp. IW2-2015 linkage group LG2, ASM291031v2, whole genome shotgun sequence, one genomic window encodes:
- the LOC111979408 gene encoding cystathionine beta-synthase: protein MPSVPSSTDSVRPMSSVCPXAAMLHNNATKANGEAAILNGGSKVNGEAMLNDPKFSMNGSAQVNGEEGENDLENTATGTEERQWIRPDLPSRCTWKLGVSSAESPHCHSAKTEAPRILPNILRRIGDTPLVRMNKIPKAFGLKCELLAKCEFFNAGGSVKDRISLRMVEDAERAGILKPGDTIIEPTSGNTGIGLALASAVKGYRCIIVMPEKMSMEKVDVLRALGAEIVRTPTAARFDSPESHVGVAWRLKNEIPNSHILDQYRNASNPLAHYDTTAEEILEQCDGKVDMLVAGAGTGGTITGIARKLKERCPNIKIVGVDPEGSILAEPEELNITDKTQYEVEGIGYDFIPTVLDRSVIDTWYKSNDEESFAMSRMLIREEGLLCGGSSGTAMAAAVKMSTELKEGQRCVVILPDSIRNYMSKFLSDNWMCDKGFLTPNDLMVSKSWWWNLTLQSLNLCAPITVLPSVNIKKTIKILKEKAFDQAPVVDESGMILGMVTLGNMLSSVLAGKVKVSDPVSKVLYKQFKQVRLTDNLGKLSRILETDHFALVVHEQIQFMADGSSCLRQMVFGVVTSIDLLNYITTHERRGSARERTMSECSMTSECSLTDEL, encoded by the exons ATGCCTTCGGTTCCCTCCAGCACAGACTCTGTGCGCCCTATGTCCTCCGTCTGCCCCCASGCAGCTATGCTTCACAACAACGCTACCAAGGCCAACGGAGAGGCCGCCATTTTGAATGGGGGGTCCAAGGTCAATGGAGAAGCAATGTTGAACGACCCCAAGTTCTCCATGAATGGATCGGCCCAAGTgaatggggaggagggggagaacgACCTGGAGAACACAGCCACGGGCACTGAGGAGAGGCAGTGGATCCGTCCTGATCTGCCCAGTAGATGCACCTGGAAATTGGGTGTGTCCTCTGCCGAGTCCCCTCACTGCCACTCTGCaaa GACCGAAGCCCCCAGAATTCTACCCAACATCCTCAGGAGGATTGGAGACACACCTTTGGTCCGCATGAACAAGATACCCAAAGCCTTCGGCCTCAAGTGTGAACTCT tGGCCAAGTGTGAGTTCTTCAATGCAGGGGGCAGTGTGAAGGACCGTATCAGTCTGAGGATGGTGGAGGATGCAGAGAGAGCTGGCATCCTCAAACCTGGAGACACCATCATCGAGCCCACCTCCGGCAACACCG gtATTGGTCTGGCCCTGGCCTCTGCAGTTAAAGGCTATCGCTGCATCATCGTCATGCCTGAGAAGATGAGCATGGAGAAG GTGGACGTGCTGAGAGCCTTGGGGGCGGAGATCGTGCGTACCCCCACCGCCGCCCGTTTTGATTCGCCAGAGTCCCACGTGGGCGTAGCCTGGCGTCTGAAGAACGAGATTCCCAACTCTCACATCCTTGACCAGTACCGTAACGCTAGCAACCCCCTGGCCCACTACGACACTACTGCCGAGGAGATCCTAGAGCAGTGCGATG GTAAGGTGGACATGTTGGTGGCaggagctggcacaggtggcaccaTCACTGGCATCGCCCGCAAGCTGAAGGAGAGATGCCCCAACATCAAG ATCGTGGGCGTGGACCCTGAGGGTTCTATCCTGGCTGAGCCAGAGGAGCTGAACATAACAGACAAGACCCAATACGAGGTGGAGGGCATCGGATATGACTTCATCCCCACCGTGCTGGACAGATCT gtAATTGACACGTGGTATAAGTCCAATGATGAGGAGTCCTTTGCCATGTCACGCATGCTGATCAGGGAGGAGGGGCTTCTTTGCG GAGGTAGTTCAGGCACGGCCATGGCTGCAGCAGTGAAGATGAGTACAGAGCTGAAGGAGGGCCAACGCTGTGTCGTCATCCTGCCTGACTCCATCCGCAACTACAT GTCTAAGTTCCTCAGTGACAACTGGATGTGTGATAAGGGCTTCCTAACCCCAAATGACCTGATGGTGTCCAAATCCTGGTGGTGGAACCTGACTCTGCAGAGTCTGAACCTGTGTGCCCCCATCACCGTGCTGCCCTCCGTCAACATCAAGAAGACCATCAAGATCCTCaaagagaaggcttttgaccaGGCACCCGTCGTTGACGAGTCCGG CATGATCCTAGGGATGGTTACCCTGGGCAACATGTTGTCTTCTGTGCTGGCTGGGAAGGTCAAGGTGTCTGACCCTGTCTCCAAGGTGCTCtacaaacaattcaaacag GTGCGACTGACCGATAACCTGGGAAAGCTGTCCCGTATCCTGGAGACAGATCACTTTGCCTTGGTGGTGCATGAGCAGATCCAAT tcaTGGCGGACGGCTCCTCCTGTCTGAGACAGATGGTGTTTGGGGTGGTGACGTCCATTGACCTACTCAACTACATCACCACACATGAGAGGCGGGGAAGCGCACGGGAGCGCACGATGTCGGAGTGCTCCATGACATCTGAGTGCTCGCTGACTGATGAGCTGTAA